From a region of the Leishmania donovani BPK282A1 complete genome, chromosome 24 genome:
- a CDS encoding hypothetical predicted transmembrane protein, which produces MKGSWKARVHGCSSPGHPLFAAESLQLQEVESSSLLPAPISTLFLKCLDGRCPSPSGRNPLPSNTHAPTHVSLSPSSLARALPHLSQQHTRARRTHRPCTNITVQKVVGSLPWTCTSSSLENARFHPPPLSPPTTHTHRLRSCSVTSHSRRMNGWLIALIVMGCLSTLYLAIGIAVRYHSGLHHCPEVLPNYRFWCSILNVFLRVATCGRCRVSIDRSNRASGIFVLPSRPGAAASPRRVQFELLASDADDDYNINRAMQPAEVVVKY; this is translated from the coding sequence ATGAAAGGGTCATGGAAAGCACGCGTCCACGGGTGTTCCTCCCCTGGACACCCCCTCTTCGCTGCGGAGAGCCTTCAGCTCCAGGAAGTGGAGAGCTCTTCCCTTTTACCTGCCCCAATCTCCACCCTCTTTTTGAAATGTCTCGATGGCCGCTGTCCTTCGCCTTCTGGCAGAAACCCTCTACCTtccaacacacacgcgcccactcatgtctctctctctccttcctcgctcGCTCGGGCACTGCCACATCTGagccagcagcacacacgcgcgcgcagaacTCATCGTCCCTGCACCAACATTACCGTACAAAAAGTCGTGGGCTCCCTCCCGTGGACCTGTACATCATCGTCATTAGAGAACGCCCGTTTCCACccaccgcctctctctccccccactacgcacacacaccgccttCGTAGCTGCAGCGTCACCTCCCACAGCAGAAGGATGAACGGGTGGTTGATTGCGTTGATCGTGATGGGGTGCCTCAGCACGCTCTACTTAGCCATTGGCATCGCCGTCCGCTACCACAGCGGTCTGCACCACTGCCCAGAGGTGCTGCCCAACTACCGCTTCTGGTGCAGCATCCTGAACGTTTTCTTGCGCGTGGCAACATGCGGTCGCTGTCGCGTTTCGATTGACCGCAGCAACCGTGCAAGCGGCATCTTTGTGCTGCCAAGTCgccccggcgccgcggcgtctccGCGGAGGGTGCAGTTCGAGCTATTAgccagcgacgccgatgacgaCTACAACATCAATCGTGCCATGCAGCCGGCGGAGGTAGTGGTGAAGTACTGA
- a CDS encoding DNA polymerase theta (polymerase domain only), putative has product MPPKSARRGSATHALVPPALTTEVAPSPPPAEPQSHRGRTRQESALLFWLEAACAAPVSRSSTNADRASASSSSTTAAAATPVAETKREPSVDLASRPPPEEQLKQQPWHGGASTQQETATPEVSAAAGASAAEAPSTFLVQTVATKPPPPPPGEMRLGGDTSGSRKTADAPPTPGTEHPAPLPHLSWGTGPRRLVVADAVPLFDSLLAGRLGPVAVDVQLQGHTRLSQQPQQFEAALQAYERQSTGALREALSSVQPFFLLCNAGGGADMRVNHSEASGGGMDDDGHPQPAHGAAVLSNSSVLYTMDPASNYPVLPLLAQLLRAPQVTKLLLHSRLLYRLLFLFLGTDRVELSSVVDLPTWAALGQQLRPSLALLFHLPIEGVASLSDITAVLPSEARQLLHEETQSMAQKQPLHATRPVGSESDSELDSVQEASTDGSDGAGDKEDGGDDARREGGDARAVAADGTAEDEPADAVQLLQRIRPLAEQPLGGNSRNASGADFDSAARAVGVKRRLLRSRQRHRRRRYDSGPSLSSSSCANAPALADVYHGLRTITLFYVHVLSRLLDVVDPGATGVAAPSAGIAALSLATSRCGGDAIASPVSAVRYRFSPSELCALRTYADFLCELMAYHGVFVNDTVAHGMLTALDVQMAAIEDLGLRVAVAVLAATEPAVPSAIAEKAEGRQWSIEMVYKCLARLTAAATTPEMPRAVNAHYLRLLAAQAKQSSCARAEQLRLGCQLVCVWMAYLDRATTRNRLHDMFRKVADKLHVCVLEKPRDSAVEDGPAVSDASTAQVSRVCYSMHPNWVLHNKSTGRIFSALPNVQNLPKQPPRTTFPIHALSATPSRNSGGDESLRPYGYVDPPTEEDVDRWLSLAEAAAVDQASSVQFPLFPENPQWTLRHLYCAPPGCLLASFDFNQLELRLLAHLSGDAALQEHLSANVDVLALVTASVLRLPSIDHVRPQQRQAVKVIVYGLLYGMGPESMDVRIKKINEEFATSEQQQHRGEAASSAPAPMAARDLLRRFHRVYPRIENYLRETRQEALRSFAVETLSGRKSLIAEKDANRRRQRAIAQAVQGGAADVLHSAMRAVHQQRHSFLPYLPAAPLALVMSIHDELVYAVPRVAIEEVVRGVQRILEDQARVLRLAVPLPVSARVGHCLGELAEFRPTGG; this is encoded by the coding sequence ATGCCACCCAAATCCGCGCGAAGAGGGTCAGCGACACACGCGCTGGTGCCACCGGCGTTGACGACGGAAGTCGCACCATCCCCACCGCCGGCAGAGCCGCAGTCGCACAGAGGCCGCACGCGGCAGGaatcggcgctgctgttctgGTTAGAAgccgcgtgcgctgcaccggTGTCACGCAGCTCAACGAATGCCGACCGCGCCTCCGCATCCTCCAGCTCCacgaccgccgctgcggcaacCCCCGTAGCGGAAACCAAGAGAGAACCTTCGGTGGACCTTGCCTCACGGCCACCTCcggaggagcagctgaagcagcagccgtggcacGGAGGTGCATCAACACAGCAGGAAACAGCCACTCCGGAAGtgtcagccgccgccggcgcttcCGCGGCAGAAGCCCCCTCAACTTTTCTTGTGCAGACCGTGGCGACGaaaccaccaccaccgccgccaggcGAGATGCGACTTGGTGGTGATACGAGTGGATCCAGAAAGACAGCGGATGCGCCTCCTACACCTGGCACCGAGCATCCAGCACCGCTTCCTCACCTTTCCTGGGGCACGGGTCCGCGTCGTCTCGTGGTTGCCGACGCAGTGCCCCTCTTCGACTCCCTTCTCGCTGGCCGTCTCGGCCCGGTCGCGGTGgatgtgcagctgcaggggcACACGCGCCTttcgcagcagccacagcagttcgaggcagcgctgcaggcgtACGAGCGGCAAAGCACGGGTGCGCTGCGGGAAGCTCTGAGTAGCGTGCAGCCATTCTTTCTCCTCTgcaacgccggcggcggggcaGACATGCGCGTGAATCACTCGGAGGCGTCGGGAGGTGGCATGGATGACGACGGCCACCCGCAACCAGCACATGGTGCCGCGGTGCTGTCGAACTCCTCAGTGCTCTATACGATGGACCCCGCTAGCAACTACCCCGTTTtgcccctcctcgcccagctgctgcgagcgCCGCAGGTGACGAAGCTCCTCCTTCACAGCCGCCTCCTCTAccgccttctttttctgtttctGGGGACGGACCGAGTGGAGCTGAGCAGCGTCGTCGACCTGCCGAcgtgggcggcgctggggcAGCAGTTGCggccctccctcgctctgcTCTTTCATCTGCCGATAGAAGGTGTCGCATCGTTGTCCGATATCACGGCGGTGCTTCCCTCCgaagcgcggcagctgctccacgaGGAGACGCAGTCGATGGCACAGAAGCAGCCACTTCATGCAACCCGGCCTGTGGGGAGCGAAAGTGACTCCGAGCTCGACAGTGTGCAGGAGGCGAGCacggacggcagcgacggcgccggcgacaaGGAGGATGGTGGAGATGACGCGCGtcgcgaaggcggcgacgcgcgagcggtggcagcagacGGGACGGCGGAGGACGAACCGGCAGATGCGGTGCAGCTTCTTCAGCGCATTCGACCTTTGGCCGAGCAGCCCCTCGGCGGCAACAGCCGCAAtgcgagcggcgccgacttTGATTCAGCTGCCCGAGCAGTCGGTGTGAAGCGCCGTCTCTTGCGTTCTCGtcagcggcatcgtcgccgccggtACGACAGcggcccctctctctcctcatctTCTTGCGCGAACGCGCCGGCCCTCGCCGACGTCTATCACGGGCTGAGGACGATAACACTGTTCTACGTCCATGTGTTGTCGAGGCTGCTTGACGTAGTCGACCCGGGCGCGACCGGCGTGGCTGCACCGAGTGCTGGAATAGCCGCTCTGTCACTGGCAACCtcgcgctgcggtggcgacgccaTAGCGTCGCCCGTCTCGGCAGTACGGTACCGCTTCTCCCCGTCCGAgttgtgcgcgctgcgcacctACGCGGATTTCCTCTGCGAGCTCATGGCGTACCACGGCGTCTTTGTGAACGACACAGTGGCGCATGGAATGCTGACCGCCTTGGACGTGCAAATGGCCGCCATCGAAGACCTGGGGCTGCGCGTCGCGGTAGCCGTTCTGGCAGCCACGGAGCCTGCTGTGCCGTCGGCCATCGCAGAGAAGGCTGAAGGTCGTCAGTGGAGTATTGAGATGGTCTATAAGTGCTTGGCTCGGCTTACAGCCGCTGCAACGACGCCCGAGATGCCGCGAGCAGTGAACGCCCACTACCTACGTCTCCTGGCTGCGCAGGCGAagcagagcagctgcgcgcgggcTGAACAACTTCGACTGGGATGCCagcttgtgtgcgtgtggatggCGTACCTAGATCGGGCTACGACTAGAAACCGGCTGCATGACATGTTCCGAAAGGTCGCAGATAAactgcacgtgtgcgtgctggaGAAGCCGCGCGACTCAGCAGTGGAGGACGGCCCTGCAGTGTCGGAtgcgtcgacggcgcaggTGTCTCGGGTGTGCTACTCGATGCATCCAAACTGGGTGCTGCACAACAAGTCGACTGGCCGCATCTTTTCAGCGCTGCCAAATGTGCAGAACTTGCCGAAGCAGCCGCCTCGCACGACGTTCCCGATTCACGCGCTTTCCGCCACGCCGAgccgcaacagcggcggcgatgagtCCCTGCGACCCTACGGCTATGTCGACCCGCCGACGGAGGAAGATGTTGATCGGTGGCTGTCGCTCGCGGAGGCCGCTGCGGTCGATCAAGCCTCGTCGGTACAgtttcctctctttcccgAGAACCCGCAATggacgctgcggcacctctACTGCGCCCCTCCTGGTTGTTTACTCGCCTCGTTCGACTTCAACcagctggagctgcgcctgctcgcccacctcagcggcgacgctgctctGCAGGAGCACCTGTCTGCCAACGTAGATGTTTTGGCGCTCGTGACAGCCAGTGTTCTGCGCCTGCCATCCATCGACCACGTGcgcccacagcagcggcaagccGTGAAGGTGATTGTGTATGGCCTCCTGTACGGCATGGGGCCGGAGTCGATGGATGTGCGCATCAAGAAGATCAACGAGGAGTTTGCAACAtcagaacagcagcagcaccgaggaGAAGCCGCCTcgtccgcgccggcgccgatggcTGCACGTGATCTTCTCAGGCGTTTCCACCGCGTCTACCCGCGCATCGAGAATTATCTTCGCGAGACTCGACAAGAAGCGCTGCGCTCCTTCGCGGTGGAGACGCTGTCCGGCCGCAAGTCCCTCATCGCCGAGAAGGACGCGAACCGGCGGAGGCAGCGAGCCATTGCGCAGGCCGTgcaaggcggcgcggccgacGTGCTGCACAGTGCCATGCGGGCCGTtcaccagcagcgtcacAGCTTTCTGCCTTACCtccctgctgcaccgctcgCACTGGTAATGAGCATTCACGACGAGCTCGTCTATGCCGTTCCGCGGGTTGCGatcgaggaggtggtgcgagGAGTGCAGCGCATCCTCGAGGACCAGGCGCgagtgctgcggctggccgTACCCCTGCCGGTGTCCGCGCGGGTCGGGCACTGTTTGGGCGAACTGGCTGAGTTCCGCCCCACAGGGGGCTGA